One Hermetia illucens chromosome 4, iHerIll2.2.curated.20191125, whole genome shotgun sequence DNA segment encodes these proteins:
- the LOC119655893 gene encoding glycerol kinase — MERCGKFGPLLGVISVGNVYCKFLVYAARNAEILTCHEIKLKQIIPQPGWLEFDPNELWANVVECMEVSCRNLIILDIDPGDILAVGISNQRGSCLLWNKRTGNPLCNIIAWTDTRTSSVVKNLLSSLRGKINYLKSVCGLPISTCFSAIKLKWLQENVPSINQGLYDRNCCFGTLDSWILWNLTGGTDEGKHATDVTNAAYTMLMNLEQRTWDPKLCAFFQTPSYVLPEIKSCSEIYGFVRDGPLRGVPIASIMGDQPAALLGQLCIKPQKGTCTLDEGCYILFNTGQEIIDSDNGLLSTVAFQLGSKQKTFYCLEGAVPNAGAAVTWLKESLYLNVELKESNESSGIFNTFAGNSTMASSDYSSPVFANSSTGEPTAVATANAKRGDVVFVPAFSGLYSPFWKHDARGLLLGINSNTTSENIFHAAYEATCYQARDLLHSFHCDTKTWTPLTKLIVGGEFSENAYLLQLLADITGLVIERPQTTSPSCLGVMLAAGTAVGVISLENSLSMYIPPSDIFHPTTTINRREILHRRWEYAIKKCINWDNFENFDEELATFTQQEKNPYLSVHNSIPGGLFLTTSFVLLIIARFLQSSNIS; from the exons ATGGAGAGATGCGGTAAATTCGGGCCGCTGTTAGGTGTTATTTCGGTCGGAAACGTCTACTGTAAATTTCTA GTTTATGCGGCCCGAAACGCAGAAATCCTCACATGTCATGAAATCAAGTTGAAGCAGATAATTCCGCAGCccggatggcttgaattcgatcCGAATGAACTATGGGCGAATGTGGTGGAGTGCATGGAA GTCTCATGTcggaatctgattatcctcgACATTGATCCAGGCGATATCCTGGCCGTGGGCATTTCAAACCAGAGAGGATCCTGCCTGCTGTGGAATAAGAGGACCGGGAACCCGCTTTGTAATATAATCG CATGGACTGACACAAGGACATCATCGGTGGTGAAAAATCTCTTATCCTCGCTTCGTGGAAAGATCAATTACCTCAAATCCGTTTGCGGTCTTCCCATCAGTACGTGCTTTAGTGCAATAAAGCTGAAATGGTTGCAGGAGAACGTGCCATCGATCAATCAAGGCCTCTACGACAGAAACTGCTGCTTTGGGACCCTCGACTCGTGGATTCTTTGG AACTTAACAGGTGGGACCGATGAGGGCAAGCACGCCACGGATGTTACGAACGCCGCATACACGATGCTGATGAACTTGGAGCAACGAACATGGGATCCGAAGCTATGCGCGTTCTTCCAGACCCCATCTTACGTTTTACCTGAAATCAAATCCTGTTCCGAAATCTATGGATTTGTACGGGACGGACCACTTCGCGGAGTGCCAATCGCCAGC ATCATGGGCGACCAACCAGCCGCACTGCTCGGCCAATTGTGCATCAAACCACAAAAGGGGACATGCACGCTCGACGAAGGGTGCTATATTCTTTTCAATACCGGCCAGGAGATCATCGATTCGGACAACGGACTTTTGAGCACGGTAGCCTTCCAGTTGGGATCCAAGCAGAAAACCTTTTACTGTTTAGAAGGAGCAGTACCAAATGCCGGCGCGGCTGTGACGTGGTTGAAGGAAAGTCTCTATTTGAACGTTGAACTGAAAGAGAGCAACGAATCGTCGGGCATTTTCAACACGTTCGCCGGGAACTCAACCATGGCCTCATCCGATTATTCTAGTCCAGTTTTCGCGAATAGCTCAACGGGCGAACCCACGGCTGTGGCGACGGCCAACGCTAAACGTGGTGATGTGGTATTTGTTCCGGCTTTTTCGGGATTATACTCACCGTTTTGGAAGCATGATGCAAGGGG CTTGCTGCTTGGAATCAattccaacacaacatctgAAAATATCTTCCATGCGGCCTATGAGGCAACATGTTATCAGGCTCGTGATCTTCTACATTCATTTCATTGTGATACAAAAACATGGACGCCATTAACCAAACTGATAGTGGGCGGAGAGTTTAGTGAAAACGCTTATTTACTACAATTGTTGGCAGACATAACGGGGCTAGTAATTG aACGTCCCCAAACTACTTCGCCGTCGTGCTTAGGTGTCATGCTAGCCGCGGGCACTGCTGTTGGCGTGATATCATTAGAGAATTCTTTGAGCATGTACATACCGCCATCGGATATATTTCATCCTACAACAACGATAAATA GACGTGAAATCTTACACCGTCGCTGGGAATACGCCATCAAGAAATGCATAAATTGGGACAATTTCGAGAACTTTGACGAAGAACTGGCGACATTTACCCAACAAGAAAAAAATCCGTATTTATCTGTACACAATTCCATTCCAGgaggattatttttaacaactTCTTTTGTACTTTTAATTATTGCGAGATTTTTACAAAGTAGTAACATTTCGTAG
- the LOC119655545 gene encoding general odorant-binding protein 28a-like, with amino-acid sequence MFASGYCYIFRSKVGRFVIHSNLTIACVEFKIESRKIFRMKFLVVVLLGAALGVDSATLPPNEGIEAFRALSMNCMAQVHATDADFDSIVNNSPNPTRQGKCLRSCLMRTFDLQKEDGTLNVPRLMNLADTFSSGNPQKIKTAEEIGVKCSDAADGQRNPCEMAYLYDKCMRHEIKARRLDIQY; translated from the exons ATGTTCGCTTCTGGCTACTGCTATATATTTAGGTCCAAAGTCGGCAGGTTTGTCATTCATtcgaatctgactattgcgTGTGTGGAGTTTAAAATTGAAAGTAGAAAAATATTCAGAATGAAGTTCTTAGTTGTCGTCTTGTTGGGTGCTGCTCTTGGTGTCGATAGT GCAACTCTTCCACCGAATGAAGGCATTGAAGCATTCAGGGCCTTGTCTATGAACTGCATGGCCCAAGTTCATGCCACTGATG CGGATTTCGACAGTATTGTAAACAATTCGCCTAATCCTACACGTCAAGGAAAGTGCTTACGGAGCTGCCTGATGAGGACTTTCGACTTG CAAAAGGAGGATGGAACTTTAAACGTTCCAAGACTGATGAATTTAGCTGACACGTTCTCTAGTGGAAATCCACAGAAGATTAAAACTGCTGAAGAGATTGGAGTTAAGTGCTCAGATGCCGCAGATGGACAGAGGAATCCATGCGAAATGGCGTACTTGTATGATAAATGCATGAGACATGAAATCAAAGCTCGTCGCTTAGACATTCAGTATTAA